The following coding sequences lie in one Methanopyrus sp. SNP6 genomic window:
- the larB gene encoding nickel pincer cofactor biosynthesis protein LarB, with protein MKVVRSDRRRMKRTGFPEIVMAEGKTPEQISEALEALLRIDGIAIASRVDSELLDDLKIPEDADVEYDEIGRVLVLKDPKYEPPYRGGRVGAVAAGTSDLPYLSECVTVLEALGIDVHTEIDVGVAGPHRLLAAVRRLREFKPHAVVAAAGMDGTMPVALNAMLDVPVIGLPTPIGYGLGGSGKAALLGMLQSCSPGLAVVNVANGVGAAAAAVKIVRVCLEGERPSKKPRN; from the coding sequence GTGAAGGTCGTAAGATCAGACAGGAGGAGGATGAAGAGGACAGGGTTCCCAGAGATAGTGATGGCGGAGGGTAAGACCCCCGAGCAGATCTCGGAAGCCCTGGAGGCGCTACTCAGGATCGATGGGATCGCGATAGCGTCTCGCGTCGATTCGGAGCTCCTCGACGACCTGAAGATACCAGAGGACGCGGACGTGGAGTACGACGAGATCGGTCGCGTCCTAGTGCTTAAGGATCCGAAGTACGAACCACCGTACCGGGGCGGACGAGTGGGGGCCGTCGCAGCGGGAACTTCCGACCTGCCCTACCTCTCCGAGTGCGTCACAGTGCTGGAAGCACTGGGAATCGATGTGCACACGGAGATCGACGTAGGAGTGGCCGGTCCTCACCGACTCCTGGCCGCGGTTCGGAGGTTGCGGGAGTTCAAACCGCACGCGGTCGTGGCGGCGGCCGGAATGGACGGGACGATGCCGGTCGCCCTCAACGCGATGTTAGACGTCCCCGTCATCGGCTTACCCACCCCGATCGGTTACGGGCTCGGGGGCTCCGGAAAAGCGGCGCTGCTCGGTATGCTACAGTCCTGCTCTCCCGGACTCGCCGTCGTGAACGTAGCCAACGGAGTCGGAGCGGCGGCTGCCGCGGTTAAAATCGTCAGGGTATGTCTGGAGGGGGAGAGACCATCGAAGAAACCCAGAAACTAA
- the truD gene encoding tRNA pseudouridine(13) synthase TruD yields the protein MSGGGETIEETQKLTTLRDVEEYVGIREQMIDRGVGGSCRRKVEDFLVMEKPSRNTYIPITIVGECPECREYHRGMECPECGQDLRRPRVRPQFGGRGPHTLFYLEKYDWDTMKAVRRIARALKKHHRHFGIAGMKDKRAVTSQRVTVRGVPPAVLTRLRIRDLKIIPMGRARRKLRPGDLWGNRFVITVRGAKIRRLSEALETVRELGGVPNYYGLQRFGSRRPVTHVVGKYVVLNDWEKAVKTFLTLEYPRESPEALEARRWLKEHWGEFKEALRRFPKFLDYERHILEHLARHPHDYINAFRRLPMWIRRMFVHAYQSYLFNRILSERIAQGLPVHRPVEGDVTQDGLPTIPLPGFRTEFSDGPQGEIEREVLEEEGVRLEDFEIKSMPELSAGGDRKPALLRVYGLHAEAIGDDTVRFTFSLPRGGYATTVLRELLGPEGVYAD from the coding sequence ATGTCTGGAGGGGGAGAGACCATCGAAGAAACCCAGAAACTAACGACGCTGAGGGACGTCGAGGAATACGTCGGTATACGGGAGCAGATGATCGATCGAGGTGTCGGAGGGTCGTGCAGGAGGAAGGTGGAGGATTTCCTGGTTATGGAAAAGCCCTCGAGGAACACCTACATTCCCATAACCATCGTCGGTGAATGCCCCGAGTGCCGCGAATACCACCGAGGGATGGAGTGTCCCGAGTGCGGACAGGATCTACGCCGACCGCGGGTTCGACCTCAGTTCGGAGGTCGTGGTCCACACACGCTGTTCTATTTAGAGAAGTACGACTGGGACACCATGAAGGCAGTACGTAGGATCGCACGGGCTTTGAAGAAACACCATCGTCACTTCGGGATCGCCGGAATGAAGGACAAGCGGGCCGTAACCTCCCAGAGAGTAACCGTGCGGGGAGTACCTCCAGCGGTCTTGACCCGGCTCAGGATCCGCGACCTCAAGATAATACCTATGGGTCGTGCTCGGCGCAAGTTACGTCCCGGGGATCTCTGGGGGAACAGGTTCGTAATCACTGTGCGGGGCGCGAAGATACGTAGACTATCCGAAGCTCTGGAGACCGTTCGGGAGCTCGGAGGCGTACCTAACTACTACGGTCTCCAGCGGTTCGGCAGTCGACGTCCCGTCACCCACGTCGTCGGAAAGTACGTGGTACTCAATGACTGGGAGAAAGCCGTCAAGACATTTTTGACCCTCGAATACCCCCGCGAATCGCCTGAAGCCCTCGAGGCTCGACGGTGGTTGAAGGAACATTGGGGTGAGTTCAAGGAAGCATTACGGAGGTTCCCCAAGTTTCTCGATTACGAGCGTCATATCCTCGAGCATTTGGCCAGACATCCGCACGACTACATCAACGCTTTCCGACGCCTACCGATGTGGATACGTAGAATGTTCGTGCACGCTTACCAGTCGTACCTGTTCAACCGCATCCTCTCGGAGAGGATAGCCCAGGGTCTCCCGGTCCACCGGCCCGTCGAAGGGGACGTGACCCAGGACGGCCTTCCCACAATTCCCCTTCCCGGGTTCCGCACGGAGTTCAGCGACGGTCCACAGGGCGAAATAGAGCGTGAGGTGTTGGAGGAGGAAGGCGTGAGGTTGGAGGATTTCGAAATAAAGAGCATGCCGGAACTCTCGGCCGGCGGAGACCGAAAGCCGGCGTTGCTCCGAGTGTACGGACTGCATGCCGAGGCGATCGGTGACGATACCGTACGGTTCACGTTCTCGCTGCCTCGTGGTGGTTACGCGACCACCGTACTACGGGAGCTCCTAGGGCCGGAAGGAGTGTACGCCGACTAG